The window TGCGCACCCCTTGGTGCCTGGACGACCTGATCGCCACCATGGAGGGCCGCATGAAGGAGCCCAAGAACTCGGGACGCATCGTGGCCATGGCCCTGGAGGCGGAATTGGCGATGAAGCAGTCCTCTGCACGAGGGGGCGAGCGGGTGGAGCTGCCTCTGAGGGACCGCAGCCTGGGGCTGACCTACGACTGGTTCCGTTAATCCTTCGAGGCGGGATCGAGCCGGCGGTCACCAAGGCGACAATCAGTCGAACTGCCAACCCCCGGGGGGACTATCGCCTCCCGCACAGTTGCAAAGATTCCCGTCACGCCCCTACCGGCGTTCGACCGGGAACCAAGGAGGACAATCATGATTCGACGCGACTTCATGAGGTCTGCCCTGACCCTTGGGGCTGCCTCCGGGACCGGTCTCTCTCTGGGGACGGCAACCCTGTCGGCGGCCAAGAAGACCTCCAAGCCAAAGTATCGGGCCGGCGTGGTTGGCCTGGGATGGACGGGGGTCCTCTATGACGTCGCCAAACGGGACGGTTCACACCGCCAGGGCCCCTGGTGGGATCCGGCCTACAAAGTGGAGGACACCCGGCGCATTACCCCCGAGGTGGATGTCCACCGCAAGTTCCACCACCACGACCATCCGGGCTTCGAGGGATTGCCCTCCTCCTATGCCGAGGCTCTGTGGGATCGTCCCGAAGTCGAGCTGGTGGCCGGGGCCGAGCGGGATGTGGACCGCCTGAAGATTTTCGGGGATCGCTACGGCATCAAGGCCCTCTACACCGACGCCCTGGAAATGTACGAAAAGGAGGCGCTGGACATCGTGGCCGTCTGCACCAACACCAAGGGTCGGGCCTTCCTGACGGTCAAGGCTGCCGAGGCCGGAGCCAAGGCCATCTTCACCGAGAAGCCCATGGCCTTCACCCTGGAAGAGGCCGACCGCATGGTGAAGGTCTGCGCCGACCGGGGGATCCCCCTTTCCTGCGGAGCCATCACCACCACCCACCCCTCTTTCGCCAAGGCCAAGGAACTGGTGACCGGCGGCGCCATCGGTGAGGTGACCTCCATTGAAGCCAGAGGCGCCAGCGCCCAGCACCAGAACTGGTCCTACTTTCTGGACAGCCCGCCGGCCTGGGTGAGCGCCACGGGAGACCCGCCCCGCCGTCCCGGCGGCAGCACCGAGTTTGGCGGCCAGGGCATGCTGGTGGCGGAGAACGGACAGGTGGTCCACTTCAGAAAAGGGGCCCCGGGTGTGAGGATCAGCGGGACCAAGGGCGAAATCCAGTTCAGTTTCCGCCCCGGCTGGCAGTTGTTTCAGGAAGTGACTCCGCCCGGAGGCAGAAAGCAGATGGTGGAAATGCCCTGGCCGGCGCCTCGGTTCATTCCCCCTTATGGAGCGGTTTACAGCCTGGACGACCTGATGAGGTGCCTGGCCGGAGAGATGGATGAACCCAAGAACTCCGGCCGGCGGGTGGCCACCGCCATCGAGGTCGAAGTCGCCCTCAAGCAGTCCTCGGCCCAGGGCGGCGCCCGGGTCTCCCTGCCGCTCGAGGATCGGTCCCTGGGCCTGCTCTACGACTGGTTCCGTTAGAACTCAAAAGGAAACATTCTTCCATGACCGAGTCCATCCTGGATTTTGACAAGCTGAGAGTCGTTGACCTTTCCAAGCCGCTGGACCCCGCCACCGAGAAGAGGCGATGCAAGCTCCATCGCCACCACACCTTTATCGGCGGGGTGGACGGATACCATGCCCACATCGACATCACCTCCCACCTGGGGACTCACCTGGAGTTTCCCTACCACTTCAGGCACGAGTGGAAGGACGGCATGCAGCTCCCGATCGAGAACTTCCTGGGACGGGGCATCCTGCTGAACCTGGAGACCGCCCGCCCGCGGGAGCTGATCCGGACCGAGGACCTGGAACAGGCGGACCGGGGCCGGATACGGCCGGGGGACACGGTCCTGCTGGATTCTCCCTTTCACAGCACGCCCTTCGTACACTCGCCCGACGACCAGCGCCCTGACATGTCCGAGGAAGTCGGACGCTGGTTTCTGGAAAAGAAGGTCAAGTGCGTCGGCTGGGGCGACGGCATCGCGATCGAAAACCACGTCCAGGGGTGCATCGCCTGTCACGAGTTGCTCCTGGGCAATGACATTCTCCTGCTGGAGGTGGTTTGCAACATCGATCAGCTTCGGGCGGAGACCTTCATGATCACCTTCACCCCCCTGCCCATTCATGGCCTGGACTCCTGTCCGGTACGGGTGGTGGCAGTGGAGGGGATTCCGGGAGTCTAGCTCGCACACCTAAACCGGGCGCGACCGCATGGTGAGGGGCTTCTATTCCTGTCCCTTCCGGCGCCCAATCATCCAAAGTTCGGATCGACCGTACCATCCGGGCCATGCCGGCAATCGAAGACCGCAACCCGGCCCCACCGCAACCGAGTCGTCGAATCCACCTGACGGAGGCAAATAGCGATGCTGGGACTGCAGGCCCTGGACTGGGCCATCCTGATCCTCTACATCTGTATCGTGGCCTACCTGGGACTCTTCCTGGGCGCCAGGAAGACCCGATCCCTGGGCGATTTCTTTATTGCCGGCGGATCCTGGGGCAAGCTGCCGGCCTTTCTCTTCAACTTCAGCTCGGCCTTGGCCGGGGCCGAAGCGGTGGTGGTCAGCGCCGCCGCCTACCGCAGCGGGCTGTCGGGCATCTGGCTCTGGTGGTCCCAGTTGTTCGCCACGCCCATGTACTACCTCTTCTCGGTGGTCTACAAGCGGGCCCGAGTCTTCAACATGGCCGAATTCTTCGAGCTGCGCTTCGGTCCCGGCGTAGCCACCCTCTATTCGGTCCTGGGACTGCTCATCTCGGTCAACTTCATCGGCATCTTCATCACCGGAGGGGGAAAAGTCCTGGCGGCCATCACCACCCTCTCGGTGGACTCGGCCGTGCTGATCTGCTGCACCCTGGTGGCCCTCTACGTGGCCACCGGCGGCGCCATGTCGTCCCTGCTGACCGATCTCTTTCAGGGCATCCTCTGCCTGGTGGTGCTGAGCTTCGGCCTCCTGCCCTTCCTCTGGAAAGCGGCCGGCGGGCTGGACGCCCTGGCGGCCCTGCCCGACGCGACCTGGTCGCTGCAGTCTGTGGAGATCCCCTGGACCTATGTGATCGCGCTGCTCTTTTCCGGCGCGGTGGGCTCGGTGGTGGCACCCAACATCCTGACCTGGATCGCCATTGCCCGCGACGAGAGGACAGGCACCCAGTGCGGCTGGGCCCACGTCTGGAAGCGGCTCATCACCATCCTCTTCGCCCTTTACGGCATTCTCTTCGCCATCTACTATCCCGGCCTGGAAGACCCGGAACTGGCCTGGGGGACGCTGATGAAGTCGCTGCTGCCCGCCGGAGTGCTGGGACTGCTGGTGGCCAGCTTTGCCGCCGCCCTGATGTCCTCGGTGGACACCTTCGCCACCACCACCTCGGGGCTGGTGGTCGACTACCTCTACCGGAAGCGGCTCTTCCGCGCTCGCTCGCCGCGCTTCTACATCACCCATGCCCGGATCTGGGGGTTCATCGCCGTCTTCCTGGGATACGTCACCACCCGCTTTCTGGAGAACATCATTCAATACATCGAGTTGGGCTGGTCGCTGATTTCCTTCATCTCGGTTCCCCTCTACTTCGGCCTGGTATGGAGACGCGCCAATCGCCAGGCGCTCTGGGCCGGGGTGACGACCGGCGCCCTGCTGTTCCTGTGGCTCAAGGTGTGGCTGCAGGCCTCCTTCGAGTACACCGTCTTCATCCCCACGCTGGCTTGCACCCTGGTCACCTGGCTGGTCAGCCTTCGCACGCCCCCGGAAGACGAGACCTTGCTCAACCGCTTCTACGCCATCCTGAGCACCCCGGTGGGCCAGGACGAGAAACTGCGCCAGGCCGGCATTCAACTGCCGGCCATGGCCGGTACGGATGCCGCTCAACCTCCGGCGCCGGACCCGGAGAAGATCGGTGAGCTCTACCGGTTCTACGCCCGGGACA is drawn from Acidobacteriota bacterium and contains these coding sequences:
- a CDS encoding cyclase family protein, whose protein sequence is MTESILDFDKLRVVDLSKPLDPATEKRRCKLHRHHTFIGGVDGYHAHIDITSHLGTHLEFPYHFRHEWKDGMQLPIENFLGRGILLNLETARPRELIRTEDLEQADRGRIRPGDTVLLDSPFHSTPFVHSPDDQRPDMSEEVGRWFLEKKVKCVGWGDGIAIENHVQGCIACHELLLGNDILLLEVVCNIDQLRAETFMITFTPLPIHGLDSCPVRVVAVEGIPGV
- a CDS encoding Gfo/Idh/MocA family oxidoreductase codes for the protein MIRRDFMRSALTLGAASGTGLSLGTATLSAAKKTSKPKYRAGVVGLGWTGVLYDVAKRDGSHRQGPWWDPAYKVEDTRRITPEVDVHRKFHHHDHPGFEGLPSSYAEALWDRPEVELVAGAERDVDRLKIFGDRYGIKALYTDALEMYEKEALDIVAVCTNTKGRAFLTVKAAEAGAKAIFTEKPMAFTLEEADRMVKVCADRGIPLSCGAITTTHPSFAKAKELVTGGAIGEVTSIEARGASAQHQNWSYFLDSPPAWVSATGDPPRRPGGSTEFGGQGMLVAENGQVVHFRKGAPGVRISGTKGEIQFSFRPGWQLFQEVTPPGGRKQMVEMPWPAPRFIPPYGAVYSLDDLMRCLAGEMDEPKNSGRRVATAIEVEVALKQSSAQGGARVSLPLEDRSLGLLYDWFR
- a CDS encoding sodium:solute symporter family protein, whose product is MLGLQALDWAILILYICIVAYLGLFLGARKTRSLGDFFIAGGSWGKLPAFLFNFSSALAGAEAVVVSAAAYRSGLSGIWLWWSQLFATPMYYLFSVVYKRARVFNMAEFFELRFGPGVATLYSVLGLLISVNFIGIFITGGGKVLAAITTLSVDSAVLICCTLVALYVATGGAMSSLLTDLFQGILCLVVLSFGLLPFLWKAAGGLDALAALPDATWSLQSVEIPWTYVIALLFSGAVGSVVAPNILTWIAIARDERTGTQCGWAHVWKRLITILFALYGILFAIYYPGLEDPELAWGTLMKSLLPAGVLGLLVASFAAALMSSVDTFATTTSGLVVDYLYRKRLFRARSPRFYITHARIWGFIAVFLGYVTTRFLENIIQYIELGWSLISFISVPLYFGLVWRRANRQALWAGVTTGALLFLWLKVWLQASFEYTVFIPTLACTLVTWLVSLRTPPEDETLLNRFYAILSTPVGQDEKLRQAGIQLPAMAGTDAAQPPAPDPEKIGELYRFYARDKIYGSSSTIELRREAGLQWFYRGFVSITLWCLGLIGAALAFSWWMQS